Genomic segment of Ewingella sp. CoE-038-23:
TACAGAAAATCAAACCAGGCGTGCAGGTTAATGCGCAGGAAGTCGATCAAAACGCAGACGCTAAGAAACAGGCTGCATCTGATACAGCGCCGAAGTCTTAATAGGAGCCGGTAATTCATGGCTAAGTTTTTTATAGATCGCCCGATATTTGCGTGGGTTATCGCCATCATCATCATGTTGGCGGGGGGATTAGCGATAATCTCGCTACCTATCGCGCAGTATCCAACCGTTGCGCCGCCAGCGATCCAGTTGACGGCTACTTATCCAGGTGCTGATGCACAAACGGTTCAGGACACCGTCACTCAGGTTATCGAACAAAACATGAACGGTATCGACAACATGATGTATATGTCGTCGACCAGTGATTCATCAGGTACGGTTCAGATAACCCTGACCTTTGCTTCCGGTACTGACGCAGATATTGCCCAGGTACAGGTGCAGAACAAACTGCAGCTAGCAACGCCGTTGCTGCCGCAAGAAGTTCAGCAGCAAGGTATTTCGGTAGAAAAATCCAGTAGCAGCTTCTTAATGGTTGCGGGCTTTATCTCCACTGACGGCACCATGTCTCAGGATGATATCGCCGACTACGTGGGTTCAAACATTAAAGATCCTATCAGCCGTACTGCAGGTGTTGGTGACGTTCAGCTGTTTGGTGCTCAGTACGCGATGCGTATCTGGATGGACCCGAATAAGCTCAACAACTTCCAGCTCACGCCGGTTGATGTTATCAACGCGATTAAAGTTCAGAACAACCAGATTGCAGCGGGCCAGTTGGGTGGTACACCACCAGTTCCAGGCCAGCAGCTTAACTCATCAATCGTTGCTCAGACCCGTCTGAAGTCTGCGGATGAGTTCGGCAAAATCATTCTGAAAGTGAATCCAGATGGCTCTCAGGTTCGCCTGAAAGACGTGGCTAAAATCCAGCTGGGTGGTGAAAACTACGACGTGGTTGCGCGCTTTAACGGCCAACCGGCAGCAGGTCTGGGGATTAAACTGGCAACAGGCGCTAACGCCCTGGATACCGCGGCCTCAGTAAAAGCTACGCTTGGAAAACTGCAATCGTTCTTCCCTGCTGGCTTGAAAGTGGTTTATCCATACGACACCACGCCATTTGTTAAGATTTCGATTCAAGAAGTAGGGAAAACCCTGTTAGAAGCCATCATATTGGTCTTCTTGGTAATGTACCTGTTCCTGCAAAACTTCCGCGCAACGCTTATCCCAACGATTGCCGTGCCGGTCGTGTTGTTAGGTACTTTTGCGATTTTGTCCGCGTTTGGTTATTCGATAAACACCCTAACGATGTTCGGTATGGTGCTTGCGATAGGGCTATTGGTGGATGACGCCATCGTGGTGGTAGAAAACGTCGAGCGCGTCATGGTCGAAGAGGGCCTGCCGCCGAAAGAAGCCACCAAACGATCGATGGAGCAGATTCAGGGTGCACTGGTCGGTATTGCCATGGTTCTGTCAGCGGTATTCATCCCGATGGCGTTCTTCGGTGGTTCAACCGGCGTTATCTACCGTCAGTTCTCCATCACCATTGTTTCCGCGATGGTGCTGTCAGTACTGGTAGCAATGATCCTGACTCCGGCACTGTGTGCCACCATGCTGAAACCTATCGCCAAGGGTGACCACGGCGAGAAAAAAGGCTTCTTCGGCTGGTTTAACAAGAAATTCGACCAAAGTACGCATCACTATACCGACAGCGTAGGCAACATTCTGCGCAGCACCGGTCGTTACTTGATTCTGTATCTGCTGATCGTTGTGGGCATGGCATTCCTGTTTATCCGCCTGCCGACTTCGTTCTTACCAGAAGAAGACCAGGGTGTATTCCTGACCATGGCCCAGCTACCGGCGGGTGCCACCCAGGAACGTACGCAGAAGGTGTTGGATGAAGTCAGTAATTACTATCTGACTAAAGAGAAAGCCAACGTTGAATCGGTCTTTACCGTTAACGGCTTTGGTTTCGCAGGTCGTGGTCAGAACACCGGTATTGCGTTTATCAGTCTGAAAGACTGGGCCGATCGTAGCGGCGCTGAAAACAAAGTTCCGGCGATTGCGGCGCGTGCAATGGGTGCTTTCAGTCAAATCAAAGACGGTTTGGTGTTCGCGTTCAACCTGCCAGCTATCGTGGAATTGGGTACAGCCAGCGGCTTCGACTTCGAGTTGATTGACCAGGCTAACTTGGGTCACGACAAACTGACTCAGGCGCGTAACCAACTGCTCGGCATGGTCGCGCAACACCCTGACTTGCTGACGCAGGTTCGTCCTAACGGTCTGGAAGATACGCCACAGTTCAAAGTGGAAATCGACCAAGAGAAAGCGTCGGCGCTGGGCGTTTCACTGTCTGACATCAACACCACGCTGGGTGCGTCAATCGGCGGTAGTTACGTCAATGACTTCATCGACCGTGGCCGCGTGAAGAAAGTGTACGTGCAGGCGGAAAACAAATACCGCATGCTGCCATCAGACATTAACAACCTCTATGTTCGTGGTAGTTCAGGTCAGATGGTGCCGTTCTCAGCCTTCTCTAGCATGAAGTGGGAATACGGTTCGCCACGTCTTGAACGCTATAACGGTCTGCCATCGATGGAAATCCTTGGTCAGCCGGCACCGGGCAAGAGTAGTGGTGATGCCATGGCAATGATGGAATCTTTAGCATCGAAGCTGCCAAATGGTATCGGCTTTGACTGGACAGGCCTTTCTTATCAGGAACGTTTGTCAGGTAACCAGGCCCCTGCCCTGTATGCTATCTCGCTGATTGTGGTATTCCTCTGTCTGGCAGCGCTGTATGAAAGCTGGTCGATTCCATTCTCGGTCATGCTGGTTGTTCCGCTGGGCGTAGTCGGTGCGTTGATCGCAGCAACTATGCGTGGTCTGAGCAATGACGTTTACTTCCAGGTAGGTCTGTTGACCACCATCGGGCTGTCGGCGAAGAACGCAATCTTGATTGTGGAATTCGCCAAAGACTTGATGGACAAGGAAGGCAAAGGTCTGGTTGAGTCGACTCTCGAAGCGGTTCGTATGCGTTTGCGTCCAATTCTGATGACATCACTGGCATTTATCCTCGGTGTTATGCCACTGGTTATCAGTAGCGGTGCAGGTTCCGGTTCTCAGAACGCCGTAGGTACTGGCGTAATGGGCGGGATGATCACCGCAACGCTGTTGGCTATCTTCTTTGTTCCGGTCTTCTTCGTGGTGGTACGCCGCCGCTTTGGTAAGAAGAATGAGGATATCGAACATACTCACGCTGTAGAGCAGCAACCAAAACACTAATCCAGTGTGAAGCAAATTGAAAAGGCCGCGAATAGCGGCCTTTTTTTATTTCAAGACTTGAACCCACGCAGCAACTGGCGCATACTATTTGTTATAGTATAACATAACATTTGAGGTTATTATGAAGCCAGGTATCCATCCTGCCTAT
This window contains:
- the acrB gene encoding multidrug efflux RND transporter permease subunit AcrB; the encoded protein is MAKFFIDRPIFAWVIAIIIMLAGGLAIISLPIAQYPTVAPPAIQLTATYPGADAQTVQDTVTQVIEQNMNGIDNMMYMSSTSDSSGTVQITLTFASGTDADIAQVQVQNKLQLATPLLPQEVQQQGISVEKSSSSFLMVAGFISTDGTMSQDDIADYVGSNIKDPISRTAGVGDVQLFGAQYAMRIWMDPNKLNNFQLTPVDVINAIKVQNNQIAAGQLGGTPPVPGQQLNSSIVAQTRLKSADEFGKIILKVNPDGSQVRLKDVAKIQLGGENYDVVARFNGQPAAGLGIKLATGANALDTAASVKATLGKLQSFFPAGLKVVYPYDTTPFVKISIQEVGKTLLEAIILVFLVMYLFLQNFRATLIPTIAVPVVLLGTFAILSAFGYSINTLTMFGMVLAIGLLVDDAIVVVENVERVMVEEGLPPKEATKRSMEQIQGALVGIAMVLSAVFIPMAFFGGSTGVIYRQFSITIVSAMVLSVLVAMILTPALCATMLKPIAKGDHGEKKGFFGWFNKKFDQSTHHYTDSVGNILRSTGRYLILYLLIVVGMAFLFIRLPTSFLPEEDQGVFLTMAQLPAGATQERTQKVLDEVSNYYLTKEKANVESVFTVNGFGFAGRGQNTGIAFISLKDWADRSGAENKVPAIAARAMGAFSQIKDGLVFAFNLPAIVELGTASGFDFELIDQANLGHDKLTQARNQLLGMVAQHPDLLTQVRPNGLEDTPQFKVEIDQEKASALGVSLSDINTTLGASIGGSYVNDFIDRGRVKKVYVQAENKYRMLPSDINNLYVRGSSGQMVPFSAFSSMKWEYGSPRLERYNGLPSMEILGQPAPGKSSGDAMAMMESLASKLPNGIGFDWTGLSYQERLSGNQAPALYAISLIVVFLCLAALYESWSIPFSVMLVVPLGVVGALIAATMRGLSNDVYFQVGLLTTIGLSAKNAILIVEFAKDLMDKEGKGLVESTLEAVRMRLRPILMTSLAFILGVMPLVISSGAGSGSQNAVGTGVMGGMITATLLAIFFVPVFFVVVRRRFGKKNEDIEHTHAVEQQPKH